From Rhododendron vialii isolate Sample 1 chromosome 10a, ASM3025357v1, the proteins below share one genomic window:
- the LOC131302723 gene encoding probable metal-nicotianamine transporter YSL7 isoform X1, producing MERSSGDGGGDNRKKKEEDEEEVELSVERIFESKEVPLWRSQLTVRALAVSFMLGVLFTFIVMKLNLTTGIIPSLNVSAGLLGFFFVKTWTKFLEKSGLLDQPFTRQENTVIQTCVVASSGIAFSGGFGSYLFGMSEVIAKQSTEANDAQNIKNPGLGWMIAFLFIVSFLGLFSIVPLRKIMIIDFKLIYPSGTATAHLINSFHTPQGAKLAKKQVRALGKFFSFSFLWGFFQWFFTAGDSCGFVNFPTLGLKAYENRFYFDFSATYVGVGMICPHLINISLLVGGILSWGIMWPLIRDKKGHWYSADLSPSSLNGLQGYSLFIGIAMILGDGLYNFTKVLGHTLFGLYRKLTTKDPGSVLPVGTCSPTPNSSISYDDQRRTQLFLKDEIPTCFAVVGYVGIAIISSATLPHIFPPLKWYYIVVIYLCAPTLAFCNAYGSGLTDWSLAPTYGTLATFTIGAWAGSSHGGVLAGLAACGVMLNIVSTASDLMQDFKTGYMTMASPRSMFVSQVIGTAMGCVISPCVFWLFVKAFHDLGVPGSAYPGPYAAVARNMSILGVEGFSALPKHCLTLCYVFFIGAVVINAIRDAVGKDIAKYIPIPMAMAIPFYLGSYFAIDMCLGSLILFIWGKIDKAKADAFGPAVASGLICGEGIWTLPSSILALAGVQPPICMKFLARKTNAKVDAFLGS from the exons ATGGAAAGATCCTCCGGCGACGGTGGCGGCGATAACCGAAAGAAGAAGGAGGAAGACGAAGAGGAGGTTGAATTATCCGTGGAGCGGATATTCGAGTCGAAGGAGGTGCCGCTGTGGCGGAGCCAGCTGACGGTCAGGGCGTTGGCGGTGAGCTTCATGCTGGGAGTGCTCTTCACGTTTATCGTGATGAAGCTGAATCTGACGACGGGGATTATTCCGTCGCTCAACGTGTCGGCCGGTCTGCTGGGGTTCTTCTTCGTCAAGACGTGGACGAAGTTTCTGGAGAAATCGGGGCTGCTTGACCAGCCGTTTACGAGGCAGGAGAATACCGTGATTCAGACCTGCGTCGTTGCTTCTTCCGGCATTGCCTTCAGCG GAGGTTTTGGGAGTTACCTCTTTGGCATGAGTGAAGTCATTGCAAAACAGTCAACTGAAGCTAATGATGCACAAAACATAAAGAACCCAGGATTGGGGTGGAtgattgcatttctttttattgttagCTTTCTTGGACTTTTTTCTATTGTTCCTCTTCGAAAG ATAATGATCATAGACTTCAAACTGATTTATCCTAGTGGCACCGCAACTGCTCACCTTATAAACAGCTTCCATACTCCTCAAGGAGCCAAGCTAGCAAA GAAACAAGTCAGAGCTCTAGGAAAGTTCTTCTCATTCAGCTTCTTGTGGGGCTTCTTCCAGTGGTTCTTCACTGCCGGGGATAGTTGTGGATTTGTAAACTTCCCTACGTTAGGTCTCAAAGCATATGAAAACAG GTTTTACTTTGATTTTTCAGCAACTTATGTCGGTGTGGGGATGATATGTCCACATCTAATCAACATATCTTTGCTAGTTGGAGGCATACTATCATGGGGTATAATGTGGCCACTTATACGAGACAAAAAGGGCCATTGGTACTCTGCAGACCTTAGCCCAAGCAGCCTCAATGGCCTTCAAGGTTACTCG CTCTTCATAGGAATAGCGATGATCCTTGGTGATGGGCTCTACAACTTCACCAAAGTTCTTGGTCACACTCTATTCGGTTTATATCGCAAACTCACCACGAAAGACCCCGGAAGTGTCCTCCCAGTTGGCACTTGCTCCCCTACACCAAATTCATCCATCTCCTATGATGACCAGCGGAGGACACAACTATTTCTCAAGGACGAAATCCCAACTTGTTTTGCAGTTGTCGGGTATGTTGGTATAGCCATTATATCTTCCGCAACACTACCGCATATTTTCCCACCACTCAAATGGTATTATATCGTGGTTATCTACCTATGTGCCCCTACACTAGCCTTTTGCAATGCTTATGGTTCTGGACTTACGGACTGGTCCTTGGCACCCACCTATGGAACATTGGCGACTTTCACAATTGGGGCATGGGCAGGATCCTCTCATGGTGGGGTCCTTGCCGGTTTGGCCGCTTGTGGGGTCATGCTGAACATCGTCTCAACTGCATCGGATCTAATGCAGGATTTCAAAACCGGGTACATGACCATGGCGTCACCCCGGTCCATGTTTGTCAGCCAAGTCATTGGAACCGCAATGGGTTGCGTTATTTCTCCTTGTGTGTTTTGGCTCTTTGTCAAGGCTTTTCATGATCTGGGGGTCCCTGGCTCAGCATATCCTGGCCCTTATGCTGCTGTTGCTCGCAACATGTCAATACTAGGGGTTGAAGGTTTCTCAGCTTTGCCAAAGCATTGCCTCACACTTTGCTATGTTTTCTTTATCGGGGCTGTGGTTATCAATGCTATTAGAGATGCCGTGGGAAAGGACATAGCGAAGTACATCCCTATTCCTATGGCTATGGCAATACCCTTTTATCTGGGATCTTATTTTGCTATCGATATGTGTCTTGGGAGCTTGATCCTGTTCATCTGGGGGAAGATAGACAAGGCCAAGGCAGATGCATTTGGACCTGCCGTGGCTTCTGGGTTGATTTGTGGGGAGGGGATATGGACTTTGCCTAGTTCGATTCTGGCATTGGCGGGTGTACAACCACCTATATGCATGAAGTTTCTGGCAAGGAAGACAAACGCTAAGGTTGATGCTTTCTTGGGTTCTTAA
- the LOC131302723 gene encoding probable metal-nicotianamine transporter YSL7 isoform X2 translates to MILGDGLYNFTKVLGHTLFGLYRKLTTKDPGSVLPVGTCSPTPNSSISYDDQRRTQLFLKDEIPTCFAVVGYVGIAIISSATLPHIFPPLKWYYIVVIYLCAPTLAFCNAYGSGLTDWSLAPTYGTLATFTIGAWAGSSHGGVLAGLAACGVMLNIVSTASDLMQDFKTGYMTMASPRSMFVSQVIGTAMGCVISPCVFWLFVKAFHDLGVPGSAYPGPYAAVARNMSILGVEGFSALPKHCLTLCYVFFIGAVVINAIRDAVGKDIAKYIPIPMAMAIPFYLGSYFAIDMCLGSLILFIWGKIDKAKADAFGPAVASGLICGEGIWTLPSSILALAGVQPPICMKFLARKTNAKVDAFLGS, encoded by the coding sequence ATGATCCTTGGTGATGGGCTCTACAACTTCACCAAAGTTCTTGGTCACACTCTATTCGGTTTATATCGCAAACTCACCACGAAAGACCCCGGAAGTGTCCTCCCAGTTGGCACTTGCTCCCCTACACCAAATTCATCCATCTCCTATGATGACCAGCGGAGGACACAACTATTTCTCAAGGACGAAATCCCAACTTGTTTTGCAGTTGTCGGGTATGTTGGTATAGCCATTATATCTTCCGCAACACTACCGCATATTTTCCCACCACTCAAATGGTATTATATCGTGGTTATCTACCTATGTGCCCCTACACTAGCCTTTTGCAATGCTTATGGTTCTGGACTTACGGACTGGTCCTTGGCACCCACCTATGGAACATTGGCGACTTTCACAATTGGGGCATGGGCAGGATCCTCTCATGGTGGGGTCCTTGCCGGTTTGGCCGCTTGTGGGGTCATGCTGAACATCGTCTCAACTGCATCGGATCTAATGCAGGATTTCAAAACCGGGTACATGACCATGGCGTCACCCCGGTCCATGTTTGTCAGCCAAGTCATTGGAACCGCAATGGGTTGCGTTATTTCTCCTTGTGTGTTTTGGCTCTTTGTCAAGGCTTTTCATGATCTGGGGGTCCCTGGCTCAGCATATCCTGGCCCTTATGCTGCTGTTGCTCGCAACATGTCAATACTAGGGGTTGAAGGTTTCTCAGCTTTGCCAAAGCATTGCCTCACACTTTGCTATGTTTTCTTTATCGGGGCTGTGGTTATCAATGCTATTAGAGATGCCGTGGGAAAGGACATAGCGAAGTACATCCCTATTCCTATGGCTATGGCAATACCCTTTTATCTGGGATCTTATTTTGCTATCGATATGTGTCTTGGGAGCTTGATCCTGTTCATCTGGGGGAAGATAGACAAGGCCAAGGCAGATGCATTTGGACCTGCCGTGGCTTCTGGGTTGATTTGTGGGGAGGGGATATGGACTTTGCCTAGTTCGATTCTGGCATTGGCGGGTGTACAACCACCTATATGCATGAAGTTTCTGGCAAGGAAGACAAACGCTAAGGTTGATGCTTTCTTGGGTTCTTAA